A section of the Thermus antranikianii DSM 12462 genome encodes:
- a CDS encoding TlpA family protein disulfide reductase, with product MRSWLWLLVVLALGGLFYWGMQRNPKELPSVLAKERRPAPDFTLPVLPPYRKEWGETFKLSDHLGRKPIVLNFWASWCLPCYEEAPVLEATWRRYKDQVLFVGINTQDKEGDALRFIERFDLTFPQVFDPRGRVGVDYGMYGVPETFVIDREGRVVVRHAGAIDQAGLEKYLKEVLP from the coding sequence TTGAGGAGCTGGCTATGGCTCCTTGTGGTTTTGGCCCTGGGGGGGCTTTTCTACTGGGGAATGCAGCGAAACCCCAAGGAGCTTCCCTCGGTGCTGGCCAAGGAGCGCCGTCCGGCCCCGGACTTCACCCTGCCGGTGCTTCCCCCTTACCGAAAGGAGTGGGGGGAAACCTTCAAGCTTTCCGACCATCTCGGTAGGAAGCCCATCGTGCTCAATTTTTGGGCCAGCTGGTGCCTTCCCTGTTACGAGGAAGCCCCGGTCCTCGAGGCCACCTGGCGCCGATATAAGGACCAGGTGCTTTTTGTGGGCATCAACACCCAGGACAAGGAGGGGGATGCGTTGCGCTTCATAGAGCGGTTTGACCTTACCTTTCCCCAGGTCTTTGACCCCAGGGGCCGGGTGGGGGTGGATTACGGGATGTACGGGGTCCCGGAGACCTTTGTCATCGACCGGGAGGGCCGGGTGGTGGTTCGCCACGCCGGGGCTATCGACCAGGCTGGCTTGGAGAAGTACCTGAAGGAGGTGTTGCCGTGA
- a CDS encoding heme lyase CcmF/NrfE family subunit: MTPALLGNLGVSLALAFSLLGLALSLLAYHQGDGRFLKGARALVLPTFLAALTAFLALEWALLTHDFSLAYVARNHSTHDPLWVTLVTPWAALEGSILLWGLLQTLYTLLASRKPLDPWRAALVLAVLFGVQVFFFGVMATIASPFETLPNPPSDGAGPNPLLQNHWMMAVHPVLMYLGFVGLSVPFAYAVAAMVVRRYQTWVGETRWWTLIAWGFLTAGKVAGMWWSYEVLGWGGYWAWDPVENASFIPWLLSTAFLHTAIVQETRGAFKAWNFAFVTLAFAATVLGTFLTRSGIIQSVHAFAEGPVGPAFLGFFLLVTGLGLGLLSRVSREVRDTAVFRPLSREGALLLGAFFFAGWALVVVLGTFYPLLVEAFTGAKVSVGAPFFNQVSAPIGVGILLLMGVGPLLPWRRPRAEVFRNLYMLLAVLFLGTLLGLLRGYAFGASLAVGLFLYNTTAILLLVREGVLARLRAGLSPWGFLENRRRVGSLLVHFAVALMGLGIAFSQTYRLESEKTLYRGQAWEVGGVRMEFLGVRALDEGRRFAVEASLRTDRFGEVRPRLHFYPQMNSPLPAPKVVYTPGNDYYFLLMDFDREKGEWASVRLIVTPLVFWMWVAGGLLALGTLYILWPAAGREEVKGVSPA, from the coding sequence ATGACCCCTGCTCTGCTTGGCAACCTGGGTGTCAGCCTGGCCTTGGCCTTTAGCCTTTTGGGCCTGGCTCTTTCCCTTCTTGCCTACCACCAGGGGGACGGGCGCTTCCTAAAGGGGGCCAGGGCTTTGGTCCTTCCCACCTTTCTGGCAGCCTTGACGGCCTTCTTGGCCTTGGAATGGGCCCTTCTCACCCACGACTTCAGCCTGGCCTACGTGGCCCGCAACCACTCCACCCATGACCCCCTCTGGGTTACCCTGGTGACTCCCTGGGCGGCCCTCGAGGGGAGCATCCTCCTTTGGGGCCTGCTGCAGACCCTCTACACCCTTTTGGCCAGCCGTAAACCCCTGGACCCCTGGCGGGCCGCCCTGGTCCTGGCGGTCCTCTTTGGGGTTCAGGTCTTCTTCTTCGGGGTGATGGCCACCATCGCCAGCCCCTTTGAAACGCTGCCCAATCCCCCTTCGGATGGCGCTGGACCCAACCCCCTCTTGCAGAACCACTGGATGATGGCCGTCCACCCGGTCCTCATGTACCTGGGCTTCGTGGGCTTGAGCGTGCCCTTCGCCTATGCGGTGGCGGCCATGGTGGTGCGCCGTTACCAGACCTGGGTGGGGGAGACCCGGTGGTGGACCCTGATCGCCTGGGGTTTCCTCACCGCCGGGAAGGTGGCGGGGATGTGGTGGAGCTACGAGGTCCTGGGCTGGGGTGGGTACTGGGCCTGGGACCCGGTGGAAAACGCCAGCTTTATTCCCTGGCTTCTGTCCACCGCTTTTTTGCACACCGCCATCGTCCAGGAGACCCGGGGGGCCTTTAAGGCTTGGAACTTCGCCTTTGTCACCCTGGCCTTTGCCGCCACGGTGCTGGGGACCTTCCTCACCCGAAGCGGAATCATCCAGTCGGTGCACGCCTTCGCCGAGGGGCCGGTGGGGCCTGCCTTCCTGGGCTTCTTCCTCCTGGTTACTGGCTTGGGGCTCGGCCTCCTTTCCCGGGTCAGCCGGGAGGTGCGGGACACCGCGGTTTTCCGGCCCCTTTCCCGGGAAGGGGCCCTTCTCCTCGGGGCTTTTTTCTTCGCCGGATGGGCTTTGGTGGTGGTGCTCGGCACCTTCTACCCCCTTTTGGTGGAGGCCTTCACCGGGGCTAAGGTGAGCGTGGGGGCTCCTTTCTTCAACCAGGTTTCCGCTCCCATTGGGGTGGGGATTCTCCTCCTCATGGGGGTAGGGCCCCTTTTGCCCTGGCGGAGGCCTAGGGCGGAGGTTTTCCGAAACCTCTACATGCTCCTGGCTGTCCTCTTCCTGGGTACCCTGCTTGGGCTTCTTCGGGGTTATGCCTTTGGGGCTTCCCTGGCGGTGGGGCTTTTCCTCTACAACACCACCGCCATCCTCCTCCTGGTGCGGGAGGGGGTGCTGGCCCGCCTTAGGGCGGGGCTTTCCCCCTGGGGGTTTTTGGAAAACCGCAGGCGGGTGGGAAGCCTGTTGGTCCACTTCGCCGTGGCCCTCATGGGCCTCGGCATCGCCTTCAGCCAGACCTACCGCCTGGAAAGCGAGAAGACCCTATACCGGGGGCAGGCCTGGGAGGTGGGCGGAGTGCGCATGGAGTTCCTGGGGGTGCGGGCCTTGGACGAGGGGAGGCGGTTTGCCGTGGAGGCTTCCTTGCGCACGGACCGCTTCGGGGAGGTGCGGCCAAGGCTTCACTTTTACCCGCAGATGAACTCCCCCTTACCGGCCCCCAAGGTGGTCTACACCCCGGGCAACGACTACTACTTCCTCCTCATGGACTTTGACCGGGAGAAGGGGGAGTGGGCCTCCGTTCGCCTCATCGTTACCCCCCTGGTCTTCTGGATGTGGGTGGCGGGGGGGCTTTTGGCCCTGGGAACCCTGTACATCCTTTGGCCAGCGGCGGGGCGGGAGGAGGTTAAGGGGGTGAGCCCAGCGTGA
- the ccmE gene encoding cytochrome c maturation protein CcmE: protein MRAKYLIGLGVILGALAYLIFGGLGQNLVYFLTPSEYLQDQGRYQNRPVRLGGLVKQGTVHYDKDKLELRFVLTDGVAEVPVVHKGTPPGMFKEGQGVVVEGRFQEGVFRGTNLLVKHSETYQAPKEGWTPEEVRKLIEEAK, encoded by the coding sequence ATGAGGGCCAAGTACCTGATCGGACTCGGGGTCATCCTGGGGGCCTTGGCCTACCTCATCTTCGGCGGCCTGGGGCAGAACCTGGTCTACTTCCTCACCCCCTCCGAGTACCTACAGGACCAGGGGCGCTACCAGAACCGTCCTGTGCGCCTGGGGGGCTTGGTCAAGCAGGGCACGGTGCACTACGACAAGGATAAGCTGGAGCTTCGCTTTGTCCTCACCGATGGGGTGGCGGAGGTGCCCGTGGTGCACAAGGGCACACCCCCGGGCATGTTCAAGGAGGGGCAGGGGGTGGTGGTGGAGGGCCGCTTCCAGGAAGGGGTCTTCCGCGGTACTAATCTTCTGGTGAAGCACTCGGAAACCTACCAGGCTCCCAAGGAGGGTTGGACTCCGGAGGAAGTGCGCAAGCTCATTGAGGAGGCCAAATGA
- the ccsA gene encoding cytochrome c biogenesis protein CcsA, giving the protein MLKVAQPNRPDALTWVFLGLGLLLLPVGLYLALSAPPDVNQGYLVRIMYLHVPGAWLGYLAFFVTFLYSLLYLFRRDPRHDRVASSSAEIGLVFMGLALVTGMLWARPTWGVYWTWEPRLTTTAILFAVYVGYFLLRGAIEDPELRRKAAAAVGILGFINVPISYMSVKWWRSLHQTQSIDLTTGKIHMDPAMLQALLFNLLVFTLLYLGFVRFRSLLAALEARKEEA; this is encoded by the coding sequence ATGCTGAAGGTTGCGCAACCCAACCGCCCGGACGCCCTCACCTGGGTTTTTCTGGGGTTAGGGCTTCTGCTCCTCCCGGTGGGGCTCTACCTGGCCCTTTCCGCTCCCCCCGACGTGAACCAGGGGTATCTGGTCCGCATCATGTACCTGCACGTGCCGGGGGCTTGGCTTGGTTATCTGGCTTTCTTCGTCACCTTCCTCTACTCCCTCCTCTATCTCTTCCGCCGGGATCCCCGCCACGACCGGGTGGCCAGCTCCAGTGCCGAGATCGGCCTGGTTTTCATGGGGCTCGCCCTGGTGACGGGGATGCTCTGGGCCCGGCCCACCTGGGGGGTCTACTGGACCTGGGAGCCCAGGCTCACCACCACCGCCATCCTCTTCGCCGTTTACGTGGGGTACTTCCTTCTTAGGGGAGCCATAGAGGACCCGGAGCTTAGGCGGAAGGCGGCGGCGGCGGTGGGCATTCTTGGCTTCATCAACGTGCCCATCAGCTACATGTCGGTGAAGTGGTGGCGGAGCCTCCACCAAACCCAATCCATCGACCTCACCACGGGGAAGATCCACATGGACCCTGCCATGCTCCAGGCCCTCCTCTTCAACCTCCTCGTCTTCACCCTCCTCTACCTGGGCTTCGTGCGCTTCCGGTCCCTGTTGGCCGCTTTGGAGGCCAGGAAGGAGGAGGCGTGA